The Nostoc sp. 'Lobaria pulmonaria (5183) cyanobiont' genome window below encodes:
- a CDS encoding DUF2283 domain-containing protein codes for MKLTYDPRYNIAYIYLQEKTAQVETVYVSE; via the coding sequence ATGAAACTTACTTACGATCCAAGATACAACATAGCTTATATCTATCTCCAAGAAAAAACTGCACAAGTAGAAACAGTTTATGTCAGTGAATAA
- a CDS encoding serine/threonine-protein kinase: MSQSPMTRPEIAAGTLIDNRYIIQKLLGQGGLGRTYLAFDTRRFNEACVLKEFAPIGTGESGLEQYRNLFKREAKILHQLQHPQIPKFLACFEGDGRLFLVQEYVDGKTYSRLLGELQRQGRNFSEDEVIQWLKNLLPVLEYVHQHNIIHRDISPDNIMLPDGKDLPVLIDFGVGKQIADINEGRNSNHQVTFVGKMSLVGKVGYAPREQISLGLCSPSSDLYALGVTAIVLLTARDPSLLMDQYSLEWNWRDYTYVTDGFAQVLDCMLEDRPNKRYQTASEVLRDLEYIGEPEVAMPSAIMVDDLPTTVFNPKFQAMSAQSQSYNQPEETIFNSPTSPETGQRIEQQQSSLQPAFIKHCQQELAYHIGPMANLIIEEILAHNPYISADQFIELVTKEIPNFQAAFEFKKSLFS, from the coding sequence ATGTCACAGTCCCCTATGACAAGGCCAGAAATAGCTGCTGGAACTCTAATCGATAACCGCTATATTATCCAAAAACTTCTAGGACAGGGAGGATTGGGACGAACTTACTTAGCATTTGACACTCGTCGGTTTAATGAAGCCTGTGTTCTCAAAGAATTTGCACCCATTGGCACAGGCGAAAGTGGACTGGAACAATATCGTAACTTATTTAAAAGAGAAGCAAAAATTCTTCATCAATTGCAGCATCCTCAAATTCCCAAGTTTTTGGCTTGTTTTGAAGGAGATGGTCGGCTATTCCTAGTACAAGAGTATGTTGACGGTAAAACATATTCAAGACTGCTAGGAGAACTTCAACGTCAAGGAAGAAATTTTTCTGAAGACGAAGTTATACAGTGGCTAAAGAATCTGCTGCCTGTTTTGGAATATGTCCACCAGCACAACATCATCCATCGAGATATTTCTCCTGACAACATCATGTTACCAGATGGCAAGGATTTGCCAGTGCTGATTGACTTCGGGGTAGGCAAGCAAATTGCTGATATTAACGAGGGTAGAAATTCTAACCACCAGGTAACATTTGTTGGCAAAATGTCCCTTGTCGGCAAAGTGGGATATGCCCCCCGCGAACAGATTAGTTTGGGTTTATGTTCTCCCTCTAGTGACCTTTATGCTTTAGGTGTAACTGCTATTGTATTACTCACAGCTAGAGATCCATCTTTACTAATGGATCAATACTCACTTGAATGGAACTGGCGTGATTATACCTATGTTACTGATGGGTTTGCTCAAGTACTTGATTGCATGTTGGAAGATAGGCCTAATAAACGATACCAAACAGCCAGCGAAGTTCTCAGAGATTTAGAGTATATTGGAGAACCAGAAGTGGCAATGCCTTCTGCAATCATGGTTGATGATTTACCGACTACAGTATTTAACCCTAAATTTCAGGCTATGTCGGCCCAATCGCAGTCATATAATCAACCTGAAGAAACAATTTTTAATTCACCTACTAGTCCAGAAACTGGGCAAAGAATCGAACAACAACAATCTTCACTCCAACCAGCATTTATTAAACATTGTCAGCAAGAATTAGCCTACCACATCGGCCCAATGGCAAATCTGATTATAGAAGAAATACTAGCTCACAATCCTTATATTTCGGCTGACCAATTTATTGAACTTGTAACCAAGGAAATTCCTAACTTTCAAGCAGCTTTTGAATTCAAAAAAAGTTTATTTTCATAA
- a CDS encoding Tll0287-like domain-containing protein: MLKNLNLKQKFTILLLVILTFGLSLSGFTLSSLLRENAKQDISSTGLMLIQTMSSVRKYTSDQVNPELVDKLATEFLPQTVPGYSAREVFEILRKTTDYRDFFYKEATLNPTNLRDKADGFETEIVEQFRNKSDLKEVSGFRSIPGGDIFYIARPLAISEQSCLVCHSVPEAAPQSMISLYGAANGFGWKLNEIVGAQIISVPAKNVISKANQSSLLIILIVSAIFIATILLVNLFLNRQVVRPLKRMTRIAEEVSTGHMEVEFEQMSNDEIGNLARAFKRMQLSLEMAMKRIKRTQGGTGDYNNS, translated from the coding sequence ATGCTAAAAAATCTCAATTTGAAACAAAAATTTACAATTTTGCTATTGGTAATTTTGACATTTGGTCTGAGCTTGAGTGGATTTACTCTTTCTTCTCTACTCAGGGAGAATGCTAAACAAGATATTAGCTCAACTGGTCTTATGCTCATCCAAACAATGAGTTCTGTTCGTAAATATACCAGCGATCAAGTGAATCCAGAGCTAGTTGATAAATTGGCTACTGAATTTTTGCCGCAAACTGTGCCTGGATACTCAGCAAGAGAGGTGTTTGAAATTTTACGGAAAACAACAGACTACCGTGATTTCTTTTATAAAGAAGCAACTCTCAATCCCACAAATCTTCGGGATAAGGCTGACGGTTTTGAGACAGAAATTGTAGAACAGTTCAGAAATAAATCAGACCTTAAAGAAGTTAGTGGATTTCGCTCAATTCCTGGTGGGGATATCTTTTATATTGCTCGTCCCTTAGCAATTTCTGAACAAAGCTGTCTGGTCTGTCATAGTGTACCTGAAGCTGCACCTCAAAGCATGATTAGTCTTTATGGTGCTGCTAATGGATTTGGGTGGAAGCTTAATGAAATTGTTGGCGCTCAGATTATATCAGTACCTGCCAAAAATGTCATCAGCAAAGCAAATCAGTCTTCCTTACTAATTATCTTGATTGTATCAGCTATATTTATAGCGACTATCCTGTTAGTTAACTTGTTCTTGAATCGACAAGTTGTAAGGCCTCTCAAACGCATGACTCGCATAGCCGAAGAAGTTAGTACGGGACACATGGAAGTTGAATTTGAGCAGATGTCTAATGATGAAATCGGTAATTTAGCTAGAGCCTTTAAACGGATGCAGTTAAGTTTAGAAATGGCGATGAAAAGAATCAAACGTACTCAAGGAGGTACAGGCGATTATAATAATTCGTAA
- a CDS encoding serine/threonine-protein kinase, with product MVWNAGKSLFGGRYIIESQLGEGGIGITYLARNQRNQQRVIKTLKEEILNHPAWILHRNKLRQDFRDEAVRLAVCHHPHIVQIETIFDEGNLPCMVMDYIEGEDLAQRLRRIGVLSEAEAVLYIRQIGDALTLIHSKGLLHRDLKPRNIMIRIDKLEAVLIDFGIAREFVPNMIQRHTVYRTPGFAPPEQYESEAPRGEYIDIYALAATLYNLLTAVVPTSADDRRHNINLEPPQYFNPNISNRVNQAIMCGMDLESTYRPQSVQEWLDLLGSQTGEYVTKISSTLVITPKLQLPVPIVLDRQNWKCVQTLKGHSSMVHAIAISPDGQFIASGSNDKTIKLWQVGTGKLVRQLGRWSSSHSSMVHSVAFSPISSNLSYQGESGKSAGVADLNRGILASGSWDNTIKLWDVNTGKEIRTLTGHANWVNSVAFSPDGKFLASGSADCTIKLWQVQTGIEIQTFTGHSDPVSSVAYSPRTPTTNSQERQLVASGSNDYTIKLWQIYTGRNIYTLTGHSFFVNCIAFSKNGEILASGSGDNTIKLWHINTGKEIRTLIGHSDSVWSVAFSQDGQFLASGSWDNTIKLWHIHSGREISTLTGHSNYVRCVAFSLDGQTLVSGSDDDTIKIWRRG from the coding sequence ATGGTGTGGAATGCAGGAAAGTCTTTATTCGGGGGACGCTACATTATTGAAAGCCAACTAGGTGAAGGCGGAATTGGCATTACTTATCTTGCCAGAAATCAACGAAATCAACAGCGAGTGATTAAAACCCTCAAAGAAGAAATCCTGAATCACCCCGCCTGGATACTCCACCGAAACAAGTTACGGCAAGACTTTCGTGATGAAGCAGTTCGGCTGGCTGTGTGCCACCATCCTCATATAGTACAGATAGAAACTATCTTCGATGAGGGGAATTTGCCCTGCATGGTGATGGATTACATCGAAGGGGAAGACTTAGCACAGCGCTTGAGGCGAATAGGAGTGCTATCAGAAGCAGAAGCGGTACTTTACATCCGGCAAATTGGCGATGCTTTGACCCTAATCCATTCTAAAGGACTGTTGCATCGGGATCTCAAACCACGCAACATCATGATCCGCATTGATAAATTAGAAGCAGTGCTGATAGACTTTGGCATCGCTAGAGAATTTGTTCCTAATATGATCCAAAGGCATACAGTGTATCGTACTCCTGGTTTTGCCCCACCTGAACAGTATGAATCAGAGGCGCCGCGAGGAGAATACATTGATATTTACGCCCTAGCCGCTACTTTGTATAATTTGCTTACCGCAGTTGTACCAACTAGTGCAGATGATAGACGTCACAATATTAATTTAGAACCACCACAATATTTTAATCCCAACATCAGCAACAGGGTAAATCAAGCTATTATGTGCGGCATGGATCTGGAGTCAACATATCGTCCCCAGTCTGTGCAAGAGTGGTTGGATTTATTGGGTTCTCAGACAGGGGAATATGTAACAAAAATCTCATCTACTTTAGTGATAACCCCTAAGCTGCAACTACCTGTACCTATTGTATTAGATCGGCAGAACTGGAAATGCGTGCAGACCCTCAAAGGTCATTCTAGTATGGTTCATGCGATCGCCATTAGCCCAGACGGGCAGTTTATTGCTAGTGGCAGTAACGACAAGACCATCAAACTTTGGCAAGTGGGCACTGGCAAGTTAGTGCGTCAACTGGGTCGTTGGTCTTCTAGTCATTCTAGTATGGTTCATTCCGTCGCCTTTAGCCCAATCTCTTCAAACCTTTCTTATCAAGGCGAGTCAGGCAAATCTGCGGGAGTTGCAGACCTGAACCGGGGAATCTTAGCTAGTGGGAGTTGGGATAATACAATCAAATTGTGGGATGTGAACACAGGTAAAGAAATTCGTACTCTCACTGGTCATGCTAATTGGGTGAATTCCGTTGCTTTTAGTCCAGATGGTAAGTTTCTGGCTAGTGGCAGTGCTGACTGTACAATTAAACTGTGGCAGGTACAAACAGGCATAGAAATCCAAACTTTCACAGGTCATTCTGACCCAGTTTCGTCAGTCGCTTACTCTCCGAGAACGCCTACAACTAATAGCCAAGAGAGACAGCTAGTGGCTAGTGGCAGCAATGATTACACGATTAAACTCTGGCAAATATACACAGGCAGAAATATTTACACACTCACAGGTCATTCCTTCTTTGTCAACTGTATTGCCTTCAGCAAAAATGGCGAAATTCTCGCCAGTGGTAGTGGTGATAACACAATTAAACTGTGGCATATAAATACAGGCAAAGAAATTCGTACTCTCATTGGTCATTCTGATTCAGTTTGGTCAGTCGCCTTTAGCCAGGATGGACAATTTCTCGCTAGTGGCAGTTGGGACAACACTATCAAGCTGTGGCATATACACAGTGGTAGAGAAATCAGCACACTTACAGGGCATTCCAACTATGTTAGATGTGTTGCCTTCAGTCTCGATGGCCAAACCCTAGTTAGCGGTAGTGATGACGACACTATTAAAATTTGGCGAAGGGGGTAG
- a CDS encoding SDH family Clp fold serine proteinase — MGFGIGDLFWIFLLLTSLQPLWQKRQIEYRRLRALQQFQQERKSRVILLIHRQESISFLGIPISRYITIEDSEQILRAIRLTPPDVPIDLILHTPGGLVLATEQIARALIRHQAKVTVFVPHYAMSGGTMLAIASDEIIMDANAVLGPVDPQLGNYPAASILKVVEDKPISEIDDQTLIMADLSRKAIQQVQRFVRTLLKDSIPKQKVLPENIEPIIEALTTGRVTHDYPITIEEATEMGLPVTVGLPHSIYDLMDLYPQPQGGRPSVQYIPMPYNDPRPILPTPKGRPLEEPNQMT; from the coding sequence ATGGGCTTTGGTATTGGTGATTTATTCTGGATTTTCCTCCTTCTGACTTCTTTGCAACCCCTTTGGCAAAAACGTCAAATAGAATATCGGCGCTTGCGTGCTTTACAACAATTCCAGCAGGAACGCAAAAGTCGGGTGATTTTACTGATTCACCGCCAAGAGTCCATTAGCTTTTTGGGAATTCCCATATCTCGCTACATTACTATTGAAGACTCAGAACAAATACTACGAGCAATTCGCCTCACACCCCCAGATGTACCGATTGACTTAATTTTGCACACTCCTGGTGGTTTGGTTTTGGCTACAGAACAAATTGCCAGAGCATTAATTCGCCACCAAGCAAAAGTCACAGTTTTTGTACCTCACTATGCCATGAGTGGCGGTACAATGCTTGCGATCGCCTCTGATGAAATTATTATGGATGCTAATGCTGTCTTAGGGCCAGTTGATCCCCAATTGGGTAATTACCCCGCAGCCAGTATCCTGAAAGTGGTTGAAGATAAACCCATCAGTGAGATTGATGACCAAACCCTAATTATGGCCGACCTATCACGGAAAGCAATTCAGCAGGTACAGCGGTTTGTACGAACTTTGCTAAAAGACAGTATACCTAAACAAAAAGTTCTGCCAGAAAATATCGAACCGATTATCGAAGCTTTGACAACTGGGCGCGTCACCCACGACTATCCCATCACTATTGAAGAAGCAACAGAAATGGGGCTGCCCGTAACCGTCGGACTGCCCCATTCTATTTATGATCTCATGGATCTGTACCCACAGCCACAAGGAGGGCGACCCAGCGTGCAGTACATTCCGATGCCTTACAATGATCCCCGTCCAATTCTACCTACACCCAAAGGCAGACCCTTAGAAGAACCAAATCAGATGACTTGA
- a CDS encoding peptidoglycan-binding protein, with amino-acid sequence MWCGFGKSSATFAVTCLMTASLVIADTGFAAPQKSYTPQQFREVLRGLGYNVKVTNTALTDQETKKAIREFQTGYKLKPVDGIAGPKTQDFAANIVQILHRNLNAVVRPNPPLPRDHFYGSRTEEVVKEYQKKYQLQETGIANLALRQKLNEEAKTVFSQPTAKPTAKPTAKPTAKPTAKPMSTPMSTPMSTPMSTPMSTPMATPMSTPMATPMSTPMATPTETPMSTPMATPTATPTATP; translated from the coding sequence ATGTGGTGTGGGTTTGGAAAATCAAGCGCAACCTTTGCTGTTACTTGCCTGATGACTGCTAGTTTGGTAATTGCAGACACAGGTTTTGCAGCCCCTCAAAAAAGTTATACACCCCAGCAATTCCGTGAGGTATTGCGGGGATTAGGCTATAACGTCAAGGTAACAAATACTGCTTTGACGGACCAGGAAACTAAAAAGGCAATTCGAGAATTTCAGACTGGTTACAAGCTAAAACCAGTTGATGGTATAGCAGGGCCAAAAACCCAAGATTTTGCTGCTAACATTGTTCAAATTCTGCACAGAAATTTGAATGCAGTAGTGAGGCCAAATCCTCCCCTGCCGCGCGATCATTTTTATGGTTCCCGCACGGAAGAAGTGGTGAAGGAGTATCAGAAGAAATATCAGTTGCAAGAAACTGGAATTGCTAATTTAGCACTCCGCCAAAAGCTGAATGAAGAAGCAAAGACAGTCTTCAGTCAGCCAACAGCGAAACCAACAGCGAAACCAACAGCAAAACCAACAGCAAAACCAACAGCGAAACCGATGTCTACACCGATGTCTACACCAATGTCTACACCGATGTCTACACCAATGTCTACACCGATGGCTACACCAATGTCTACACCGATGGCTACACCAATGTCTACACCGATGGCTACACCAACAGAGACACCGATGTCTACACCGATGGCTACACCAACAGCTACACCGACAGCTACACCCTAG
- the rimP gene encoding ribosome maturation factor RimP — MAHPLVPQIIDLATPVAEELGLEVVGVVFHTNQSPPVLRVDIRNREQDTGLNDCEKMSRALEASLDAAQIVPDTYVLEVSSPGISRQLVTDREFISFKGFPVIISTTPPYDGQQEWIGQLIRRDETALYLNQKGRVVEIPRSLITKVQLDEHR, encoded by the coding sequence ATGGCTCATCCTTTAGTTCCACAAATTATTGATTTGGCGACACCAGTGGCAGAAGAACTGGGATTAGAAGTGGTTGGCGTGGTTTTTCACACCAACCAAAGTCCACCAGTTTTGCGGGTAGACATTCGCAATCGTGAGCAAGACACTGGGTTGAACGATTGTGAGAAGATGAGCCGTGCTTTAGAAGCCTCCTTAGATGCTGCCCAAATCGTTCCAGATACATACGTCTTGGAAGTGTCTAGTCCTGGTATTTCGCGGCAACTGGTAACAGACAGGGAGTTTATTTCCTTTAAAGGATTTCCTGTCATTATCTCCACAACGCCCCCCTACGACGGACAACAAGAGTGGATTGGTCAGTTGATTCGCCGGGATGAGACAGCACTTTACTTAAACCAAAAAGGTCGTGTAGTCGAAATTCCCCGCTCTCTAATTACTAAGGTGCAGCTAGACGAGCATCGATAA
- the nusA gene encoding transcription termination factor NusA, which yields MSMVTLPGLKELIESISRERNLPRLAVQSAIREALLKGYERYRRAQNLERKQFEEDYFENFEVELDIEGEGFRVLSTKTIVEEVNNTDHQISLDEVQQVAPEAQLGDSVVLDVTPDQGEFGRMAAMQTKQVLAQKLRDQQRQMVQEEFQDLEGTVLQARVLRFERQSVVLAVSSGFGQPEVEAELPKREQLPNDNYRANATFKVYLKKVSQGQQRGPQLLVSRADAGLVVYLFANEVPEIEDEVVRIVAVAREANPPSRYVGPRTKIAVDTLDRDVDPVGACIGARGSRIQVVVNELRGEKIDVIRWSPDPATYIANALSPARVDEVRLMDPESRQTHVLVAEDQLSLAIGKEGQNVRLAARLTGWKIDIKDKAKYDYAAEDTKFAAVRTKYQSEESEEDDLEYEEEFEDENQNELEEEDSFDNNDDE from the coding sequence ATGTCAATGGTTACTTTACCTGGATTAAAAGAATTAATTGAAAGTATAAGTCGCGAGCGGAATTTACCCCGGCTTGCAGTTCAATCAGCTATTAGAGAAGCACTACTCAAAGGCTACGAACGTTATCGTCGCGCCCAAAATTTAGAACGCAAACAGTTTGAGGAAGATTATTTTGAAAATTTTGAAGTAGAACTCGATATTGAAGGAGAAGGATTTCGCGTTCTTTCCACCAAAACCATTGTCGAAGAAGTTAATAATACAGACCACCAGATTTCCTTAGACGAAGTTCAACAAGTCGCTCCCGAAGCGCAGTTAGGGGACTCTGTAGTGTTGGATGTTACCCCCGACCAAGGAGAATTTGGTCGGATGGCGGCGATGCAAACTAAGCAGGTACTCGCGCAAAAATTACGGGATCAACAGCGCCAGATGGTGCAAGAAGAGTTCCAAGATTTAGAAGGAACTGTTCTCCAAGCAAGAGTCCTGCGGTTTGAGCGGCAATCAGTGGTTTTAGCAGTTAGCAGCGGCTTTGGTCAGCCAGAAGTAGAAGCCGAATTACCGAAGCGGGAACAGTTGCCCAACGATAATTATCGAGCAAATGCCACCTTCAAGGTATATCTGAAAAAAGTCTCCCAAGGTCAGCAACGAGGGCCACAGTTGCTTGTGTCTCGTGCTGATGCTGGTTTGGTAGTTTATCTTTTCGCCAACGAAGTCCCAGAAATCGAAGATGAAGTGGTACGGATTGTTGCCGTAGCTAGGGAGGCAAACCCCCCTTCCCGTTATGTCGGCCCCCGGACTAAAATAGCAGTCGATACTCTCGATCGCGATGTAGACCCAGTTGGCGCTTGTATTGGAGCCAGGGGATCGCGAATTCAAGTAGTAGTCAACGAATTACGCGGTGAAAAAATAGATGTAATTCGCTGGTCGCCAGACCCAGCAACATACATTGCTAATGCCTTAAGTCCAGCACGGGTAGATGAAGTACGCCTGATGGACCCAGAATCGCGGCAAACTCACGTACTTGTAGCTGAAGATCAATTGAGTTTGGCCATTGGGAAAGAAGGCCAAAACGTCCGTTTGGCAGCCCGTCTTACTGGTTGGAAAATAGACATCAAAGACAAAGCTAAGTATGACTATGCAGCAGAAGATACCAAATTTGCAGCCGTTAGAACAAAATATCAATCAGAGGAATCAGAAGAAGACGATCTTGAATATGAAGAAGAATTCGAGGATGAAAATCAGAACGAATTAGAAGAGGAAGATAGTTTTGACAATAACGATGATGAATAA
- a CDS encoding YlxR family protein: MKPNYRRCISCRKVGSKDEFWRIVRVFPSGKVQLDQGMGRSAYICPETSCLQAAQKKNRLGRSLHASVPETLYQSLSQRLARSNTQNQI; encoded by the coding sequence ATGAAACCAAATTATCGGCGCTGTATTAGTTGCCGGAAAGTAGGCTCAAAAGATGAGTTTTGGCGGATTGTCCGCGTCTTTCCATCGGGAAAGGTACAATTAGATCAGGGCATGGGGCGTTCTGCCTATATTTGTCCAGAAACGAGTTGCTTACAAGCGGCTCAAAAAAAAAATCGACTAGGGCGATCGCTACATGCATCAGTGCCAGAAACACTGTACCAAAGCTTGTCGCAACGTCTAGCCCGCAGTAATACCCAAAACCAAATTTAG